A single genomic interval of Sceloporus undulatus isolate JIND9_A2432 ecotype Alabama chromosome 2, SceUnd_v1.1, whole genome shotgun sequence harbors:
- the BHLHE40 gene encoding class E basic helix-loop-helix protein 40 has protein sequence MERIPSAQPPPPPPCLGKLEGNEMPGLDFAHVYQVYKPRRGLKRGDDSKETYKLPHRLIEKKRRDRINECIAQLKDLLPEHLKLTTLGHLEKAVVLELTLKHVKALTNLIEQQQQQIIALQKGLHADELSPRNLDSSQEVFRSGFQMCAKEVLQYVAKHENAKELKSSQLISHLHRVASEVLQAGISRKLADAVPKLTDLKEKTCSLTKAAEVHGKNCVPVIQRTFAHSSGEQSGSDTDTDSGYGGELEKNDSKSDVQYFKKDTELKYAVQERISSIKQESEDPPAKKTRMEMSEDEDHFSSDMLGPSSSSFLSPHPHQPPLCLPFYLIPPSATAYLPMLEKCWYPASVPVLYPSLPASTAALSGLMSPEKMSSPLLMPQQLPSPVPSHSPMDSTTLLQALKQMSPLNLETKD, from the exons ATGGAAAGGATCCCCAgcgcccagcctcctcctccgcctccttgcCTGGGCAAGCTGGAGGGCAACGAGATGCCAGG GTTGGACTTCGCTCACGTGTATCAAGTTTATAAACCCAGAAGAGGGTTAAAAAGAGGTGATGATAGTAAG GAGACCTACAAGTTACCCCACAGActgatagaaaagaaaagacgaGATAGGATTAATGAATGCATTGCCCAGCTGAAAGATCTTTTACCAGAACATCTCAAACTTACA ACATTAGGACACTTGGAAAAAGCTGTTGTTCTTGAACTTACCTTGAAGCATGTCAAAGCACTAACCAACCTCattgaacagcagcagcagcagatcatTGCTCTTCAGAAAGGTTTACATGCTG ATGAGCTGTCACCAAGGAACCTTGATTCTAGCCAGGAGGTATTTCGGTCTGGTTTCCAGATGTGTGCCAAAGAAGTGCTGCAATATGTGGCCAAACATGAGAATGCCAAGGAACTAAAATCTTCCCAGCTCATCAGCCACCTACACAGAGTGGCCTCTGAGGTTCTGCAGGCTGGCATCAGCAGAAAGCTAGCAGATGCTGTGCCTAAGCTCACGGACCTGAAAGAAAAGACTTGTTCTCTGACCAAAGCTGCTGAGGTTCACGGGAAAAACTGTGTGCCTGTGATTCAGAGGACTTTTGCCCACTCCAGTGGCGAGCAGAGTGGTAgtgacacagacacagacagtggatatggaggagaactggaaaaaaatgacTCCAAATCTGAtgtgcagtattttaaaaaggacactgaACTCAAGTATGCTGTCCAAGAGAGAATCAGTTCTATCAAGCAAGAGAGTGAGGACCCACCTGCCAAAAAGACCAGGATGGAAATGTCAGAGGATGAAGACCACTTCAGCAGTGATATGCTTGGCCCTTCTTCCAGCAGTTTCTTGAGTCCTCATCCCCACCAGCCACCTCTGTGCCTGCCTTTCTATTTAATTCCACCCTCAGCAACAGCCTACCTGCCTATGCTAGAAAAGTGTTGGTACCCAGCTTCGGTACCGGTCTTGTATCCCAGCCTCCCAGCTTCCACTGCAGCACTTTCAGGGTTAATGAGCCCAGAGAAAATGTCTTCTCCTTTATTAATGCCTCAGCAGCTCCCTTCTCCAGTACCATCTCATTCCCCCATGGACTCTACTACTCTGCTTCAAGCTTTGAAGCAGATGTCTCCTTTGAATTTGGAAACCAAAGACTAA